A genomic window from Megalobrama amblycephala isolate DHTTF-2021 linkage group LG2, ASM1881202v1, whole genome shotgun sequence includes:
- the sprn2 gene encoding shadow of prion protein 2: MMGNQKLLIVWLWMLLVASFYPWAHCKRGGGFGSRSKGVGLPARAPPSQSKGSSRQGLKVAGAAAAGALGGAAIGYGLGSLGRPKYGYDGRSEDDRRYYPDGPGYHNRSDWQYRSGRSTGSSEHVTSIFLTLGIVAHIFMWG; encoded by the coding sequence ATGATGGGTAATCAGAAGCTCCTGATCGTGTGGTTGTGGATGTTACTGGTGGCGTCGTTTTATCCTTGGGCCCACTGCAAACGTGGAGGGGGTTTTGGTAGCAGGAGCAAAGGAGTGGGTCTGCCAGCCAGAGCGCCTCCTTCCCAGAGCAAAGGATCATCCAGGCAGGGTCTGAAAGTGGCAGGTGCTGCAGCCGCGGGGGCTCTCGGAGGAGCAGCTATCGGTTATGGGCTGGGCTCTCTGGGCAGACCAAAGTACGGCTACGACGGCCGCTCTGAAGACGACAGGCGCTATTACCCCGATGGACCTGGATACCACAATCGCTCAGATTGGCAGTATCGCTCAGGCAGGAGCACAGGCAGCTCAGAGCATGTGACCAGCATCTTCCTAACACTTGGAATAGTGGCGCACATCTTTATGTGGGGATGA